One Microtus pennsylvanicus isolate mMicPen1 chromosome 3, mMicPen1.hap1, whole genome shotgun sequence DNA window includes the following coding sequences:
- the LOC142847151 gene encoding olfactory receptor 8B8-like encodes MAVANGTLVMEFILLGITEDPGLQVPLFFIFLVIYVVTTLGNLTLIILIVLNSHLHTPMYFFLLNLSLIDLCYSSVITPKMLMNFLLEKNVISYTGCMTQLYLFCFFGISECYMLTAMAYDRYVAICNPLLYNIAMSPKVCFYLMLGSYLMGFSGAMIHTGCMLRLTFCDGNTINHYFCDLLPLLQLSCTSTYVNEIELFIVVGKDIIVPTSIILTSYGFILFTIFQVRSTENKYKAFSTCSSHLFAVSLFFGSSTFMYLQPSSPGSMNEGKISSIFYTIVVPMMNPLIYSFRNRDVKSALRKILSRIIY; translated from the coding sequence ATGGCTGTGGCAAATGGCACTTTAGTGATGGAATTCATTCTCTTGGGGATAACTGAAGATCCTGGTCTTCAGGTCCCCCTCTTCTTCATCTTTCTAGTAATATATGTGGTAACTACATTAGGAAATTTGACTTTGATCATTCTAATAGTGCTGAATTCTCACcttcacacacccatgtacttttttctcttaaacttgTCACTCATAGACCTCTGTTACTCTTCAGTGATTACACCCAAAATGCTGATGAACTTCTTACTGGAGAAAAATGTTATCTCTTACACTGGGTGCATGACCCAGCTCtacttgttttgcttctttggcATTTCTGAATGTTACATGCTGACAGCAATGGCCTATGATCGTTATGTGGCTATTTGTAATCCACTCTTGTATAACATTGCTATGTCCCCTAAAGTATGCTTCTATCTTATGCTTGGTTCATATTTAATGGGATTTTCTGGTGCCATGATCCACACAGGTTGCATGCTTCGACTGACCTTCTGTGATGGAAACACCATCAACCACTACTTCTGTGACCTCCTCCCTTTGCTACAGCTCTCCTGTACCAGTACCTATGTCAATGAGATAGAGCTGTTTATTGTAGTAGGAAAGGACATTATCGTTCCAACCTCCATTATTCTTACTTCCTATGGCTTTATTCTTTTCACCATATTCCAAGTGAGGTCCACTGAAAACAAGTACAAGGCATTCAGTACTTGCAGTTCCCATTTATttgctgtttctctgttttttggaTCAAGCACATTTATGTATCTTCAGCCCTCATCACCTGGATCTATGAATGAGGGGAAAATTTCTTCCATCTTTTATACTATTGTAGTTCCCATGATGAATCCCTTAATATACAGTTTTAGAAACAGAGATGTTAAATCTGCCCTAAGAAAAATCCTGAGTAGGATAATATATTGA